The region ACTGCGCTGTACTGATAATAGGCTCCAGAAGTCTCTACGTGCTTCGCCGATCAGTAGTTGTGAGTTGACCCGGCGGCCTGTCCTTCACTGGTTGTCGCAATCCTGACGTGACCTGATCCCGTAGCCGGTACGATACCCATCCAAAGTCGCCGGAAGCGTGTCGCCGGATGTGTCCGCTACGGACCAGGCGGGCAAGTGCTTCGGCCTCCGATCTCGGGAGGCGCGGGCGGCCCCGGCGGAAGAAGACAATCCGCTCCCCACCGGCTGCGCGGAAGGTCTCAATAAGAGCCCGCTCGTCGTCAGTGTGGTATCGCACGTCTCCAAAGCCCTCCGAGTCGAACGACCCCGCAGCACGGGAGCCGATCCGCGTGAGTGCTGCGGGGTCGTCCGCGGGCGATGGCGACTACCCCCCGGGCACAACGACCGTCGTCGGGTCGCTGATCGCATCGTCCATGTCGAAGTACACGATGTCGGCGACCTCCAGCGCGAACACCTGATCCCCGGCCCGCGTCAACTCGCGGGCGAGCAACTCGCACCGCTCCCGCTGCTCGCCTTTCTCCTGCAGCCGCGAGCGGAAACGCGAGAGGTCTTCACTCCGACCAGAGTACGCCGCGCCGGCTTGGCAGGCAGCCATGGCACGCTCGATCCCGCGCTCCTCTTCAAGCAGGGCGACCGCCTTTGCCCGCGCGCGAGGAGCGAGGTCCGCGCCAGTGTAGTGGAACGTCCATTTTTCGCGCAGCCCCCGTTCGTCGTCGAGGTAATGGAAGGCCATCCGATCCTCCTCACCGATAGAGTCGAACGAAATCACGCACTGGTCGCATCGTAGGCGGCCGATTATGTCAGTCCAGCCTGCGTCAGCGGGGCGGTTGGATACTGACACGCGGGCGCGGTCCTTGGTTCGCGCCACGTAATGCTGATGGGGAGTAGCCGAGAGTGAAGCACGGCAACGGCGGGCACTGGTGAGCTTGAACTCCTGGAACGATCCAACCCGCCAGCCCGGCCCGCAACCAGAAGCGATTGCCAGTCGCAAGCAGACCGTGGTGAATCTCTTGTTATGAATAACGTCACAGTCCTTGGGCCATCCCTCCCAAAAAGCGACTTTCCGCCCCGTGAGACACCACCACAGCAACCGCCCGGCCGACTCCCGCTCTCGGCGCGGGTCTCCGACCCCGCCGTTCGGCCCGACCGCAGGTCTCCCGTCCTACGGCGCGTGCCCCTCTGGTCGGTGTCCCGGGCGGCGTGCGGCGTGCGTCGGGCGGGGAGACCTGCGGTCGGGCCGAACGGCGGGGTCGGAGACCCGCGCCGAGCGCCGGGAAGAGATGAAGGTTCGGAGTCGTTCGGGAACCATCGGAGATGCCCTTAGCCGGGTGGGTACGGTCGGGACACGACGAGTCAATGCGGGACCGGCGCGACGGGCGTGTCGCGCCGGTCCACGAACATCTTACGTAACGGGTTGTGACCCTGGTTCGAGACTTGGGTGAGTTGCCCGACCGGCCGTGTTTCGTCAACCGGCGGGCAACAATTGGTGAGAAGTGGGAATATGAGAGGCGAAACGATCCCGCCGAAAATTGTTGTTGGAATCCCTTGCGCTCGTGAGACCTGTGAGTCACAATCCGGCGGGAAAACCGAACCTTCTCGCTCCACGCGATAGACCGCGTGTGGTTCTTTTGGTAGCGTACCCCGGGCGAATCGGCTGCTGAAGACGACCCGAAAATATGAGCGCCCCGGCAGGTTCCATCAGCGCGGCTTCTCATAGCGCGGCAGCTTGCCGAGCAGGGCTTTTTGCACCCACGAGCCGAACCACGGAGACGGGGTGAACTTCGAGTCCGTGATCAGGCACGGAAAAGCCCCGGAATGCATGCTCCATGCGACCCAGTTACACTGGCCGTCTTCGAGTACTTGCAGCACCTGGCGGAGCCACTGTTCGGCCTGCTCATGGGCTTCGGGGGTGAAACGCTTGTCCGATTCGCGCAGACCGGAACCGAACTCGCTGACGATCACGGGGAGGGACTTGACGACCTTCTCGATGCCCACGACCCGTTGCGCCATGGATTCGCCTTTGACGCCGTACCAGTGAAACGCATAGAGCATCCCGTTGCCCCCGCGGTCGTCGAGTCGGTTCCCCTTCTTGAACCAGGAAAGGTCGCTGGCAAAGTTCAAACCGCCCACGATCACGACGTTCTTGGCCCCGGTGGCGCGTACGGTGTCGAGCATCGCCTGCATGCCGGCGGTCTCGTACTCGTGCTCCGATTTGTCCTTGAGCGTTTCGTTGACCTTACCGCCGTGCTGCCAGACCTCCCACGAGACGTGATTGGGCTCGTTGAACAGGTCGAAGATCACCGCCGGGTGATTCTTGTAGGTTTCGGCGACTTCCTTCCAGAAGTCCAGGCTGGTGCGGTCGGGCATGCAGTGGTAGCCGAGGTTCTTGCCCCACTCGCCGACGTGAGTCTCGTGCAAGTCCAGGATGATGTAGCTGCGGTGCGAGGCGCACAGCTCGACCGCCTGATGGACGACGACGCGGTAGGATTTGCCCCCGTCCTTCTGATGCGGCGCCTTGCCGAACCACCGGTCCAGCGACAGCGGCAGGCGGATGATATTGGCGTGCCAGTCGTTGAGGGCCACCTCCATCGCCTTGATGACGCGGTGGCCCTCGCCGTCACTCGACCAGGCGAGGTCCGGGGCATTCACGCCGCGGAGTCGTACCCGCTCGCCCCGGCTGTTGACGACGTGCGTCTTGTCCACCTTCAAGGGCAGTGGCATCTGGCTGCCGGCCTTCTGGCCCGGCCCGGCCATCACCTCACCCGGGCAGACGACCGCGGACATCGCGGCCGATAAGAACGCCGCGAGGCCGAGGGCTGCCAACTTGCGTTGTAACGTTCGTAAAGGGCGACACTAGGCTGATCGGAAGTTGGGGTTGTTGGTTGTTTGAGTTCATCCTGGATTTGGTACGGTTTGTTCCGGGGGAGTGTCGGTCCGGGCAAACTGGCGACGCAACCATTGGACCGTTGGTCCGAACATCCGCTGGGTCCAGTTCTGGACGACTTTCTCGGGCACGCGATCCATGTCCGCGAGTGTCTGCTCGGGGGTCGCGGTTCCGATCATCGCGCCCACACCCAAGCTCAACCCGGTGAACCCGCTCGCGGCTTGATCCCGGGACAACCGCTTCTGGAGGCCGAACGCCGATTCCAGGATCTCGGTACTCCCGATCAACCGCTCACCCGGGTGGGCGGCCCGGCTCCACCGGTCGACGTACGCCCGCAACCGATTCCGCAACCGGACGGTGGTCGGGTGGTCGGAGAGGGTGAGGCGAGCCCACTCGTCGTCCACGAGTGTCGGGGTGCGGGCGAACAACCCCTCGACCCGCACGATCCGGAGGGTCGCCTGGACGAGGGCGTGTTGCTCGTGCCACACGGTCAACGCGTCGGCATACGCGGCCACCCACCCGTAGTGCGTCACGACCTCCGGGTCGGGCGTTGCGGCCCGGAGTTTGGCCGCCACGAGGCGACCGAACCGGACGAACGTGGCCACACTCATGTACCGGGCCTTGGCCCGCAGCTTCGGGGCCACCAGATGGGCGGCCCGGGTTTGGCGAAGGGTGGCGGCCGTCGCCGTCATCCGGCCGACGAACGCCGTCCACTGGGGGTCGGCCTCCCAGTAGTGCTTGAGCAAGTTGGCCACGTGATGGGCCACATCCGGGACCCGAGGGTGTCCGGATGCCGGGCTCGGAAGTCCTGGATTCCCTTGCACAGATCGGTCGCCCCGTCGGACACGATCTGCCGCGGGGGACCGGTTCGGGCAACCGCCCGCTGCAACGCGGCGTCGACCCGCGCATGGTTCGAGGTGTCCATCGGAACCAAGTCGACCAGGTGCAGATCCGCCCGCTCCAGGGGGCGGACGCCGAACGGGGCGTGGTCGAGGACCACGCCGACAATGGCGAGCAACTTCTGGGATCCGATCTGGATGGTGTGGTCAACGAGCCACGCCCACCGGTGGTCGTGACTCAGGGGGCGGGTGAGTTGGGCGTACCCGAGGCGGAGGACCCACGACCGCACGGTCGTCGCACACGGCACCCGCTCGGCCGCGAGGGTCGGGTTCCCGAGGGCGGCCACGACGGCCAGGGTGGCGGCCGTCCCGCGGAACGACAGGCCGGCTTGGCGGACGAGCGTTACGGCGAGGTGGACAACGCCGAGGGGGAAATGCCCACCCCGGGGGGCGGTACTTTTTTTGGGCCGTCCGGGATCACCAGGGGGGCGGTCGACGGATCGCCCGCCACGCCCGGTCGGAGGCCGAGTTGTGCGACCTGCTGCTCGAGTTGTGCGACCTGTTGGGCGAGTTGGTCGGCCCGCTGGCGGTGGTGCTCGCGCGAGCGTTCGAGATCCCGGACGCGGATCGCCAGGGCTTTGCGGTCGGCTTTGCGGGCCGTGGCCTTGGCTTTCCAGGCGTCCCGGGATCGTACCAGCTTGGGGATCAGAATCCGGGGCGGGGTCTGGAAGGTGGTCGCCGTACTCATAGGGCCTCCGGCCCGGTGGGACGAAACACTTTTCCCGAGTAGAACCGAACAAATATCGGGATGCCAGCCCAACTTCCGATCACTCTAGGGCGACACTCTGGCATGATGGACCTCGGGCAAAGAGGCGGAAGTCAGGACCGCGCCGGCTTTCCCACGACCCGTCAGTGAACCTGACGTACCGGCGAAGGCCCGCAGCCACGTCTCACAATCCCATGCGATTTTTCTGGTTCGGGAGTCTCAAGAAAAAATGGCGCGGTCCCGTCTTGCGTAAAGTGTCACGTATTAAGTTGTTATGGGAAATGCCGAATTGCCAGCGGCAAGCAAATCGCGGTGAATCTCTCGTTGTGAATTCTATTACAGTCCTTGGGCCGTCACTCCCAAAAGGCGACTTTCCGCCCTTTGAACCACCACCACAGCAACCGCCCGGCCGACGCCACGGACACACCGAGGGTGACGGCTAACAGTACGAAATCGAACACGAAATTGCCCGGTTCGACGAATACCCCGTTTCGGAGGTATGCCGCATCATCACAGGGCACGTAAGCGACCTCGACGCGATCCCCCATCTTCATGCTTTCCCAAACTTCGGGACTGACGTTGTCGCGATACGCCCGGGATGGCGAGCCCCCATTGTTCGCCCACGACACCCAGTAGTGTCGGCGCCCACGCATGCCCTCGTCCACACCCTTTTGGGTGACGGAACTGGTGACTACCTCCGCACCGGGTTGCCAGCCCACGATCTGGGCCATCTTGTACAACTTGGGTACGGTCACGCCGAAGGCGAGGGCCGTCGAGATTACGAGCGCCAGTGCCCATCGCCACATCGCCTTCCTCCTCCCCCAACGACCCGGCTCAGCAACCGGGCCGCACCCGGCGAACTTCGCGTCACGAAAAGCCTACACGCGGCCCCGGTCGGGTGGAACGCCGGATTCGGCAGCACTATTTGTACAGTCCGTCTTCTTTCTTGTTGACGATTTTGTTGTTCAAAAAGGTTGCATAGATGGCCGTGTTGCTGTTCCGCCAGACAACCTCTTGCGTGATCTCCTCGGACGGCTTGCCATCGTGCCCCGACACGGTTCCGGTCTGTTCGTCGTAACTGCCGCCCTGCCGGCTGTATTTCTTGAACCGTCCGGCCGCATCCACGACCATGCCCCGCTCGGCAACGACCTCGCCGGCACCGAGGATGTCGCTGACCTCCCACGAGGTCATTTCCGGCTTGATTTTGACATAGTTGTCTTTGGTGACGTTTGGGTTCTTGGCACCGCCGGACGTGACCGAACCGTGCGGAAGGGCGAATCGGTCCAGGGCAACGCCGCCGGCGATGCCCACCAGGAGTACCGAGAGAACCAGAGGCCCTCGACTGGAGTTGGGTCGCTGCGCGGGGGTTTCAATAGTGGACATCGAAACGACCTTTCGGGGATGCCGAACAAGATTGCTCACCTGCCCGGCCGGGATACTAATCACCGACAACTACGCGCGGTGAACAGTGAACATCAAATCACATGGCGGGGTTCGGTGCTGCGCTCATATGGGCAACCCCCGGCCGGCGAATGAATTATGCATTGTCAGGCCGCAGAGAGGGCACTGACCATGACGTAATACCCGTCCGGGTCTCGGAGCGCAAATTCCATCGTCCCCGTTCTCGGATTCACGTGCGGCCCCTCTTCAAGCCGAGTGACGAGGTCCCGTGCTCTCGACAAGGCCATGTCGAAATCGTCCACGCGGAAAAACAAGAGCAGGCCGTTGCCGGGCTTCCCGTGATCGGGGCTCGTCAAGGAGGGATGCCCGTGGGCGCCCCACTGGTGGAGGCAGAGCAAGACCGTGCCGTCCGCGTCGCGGATTTGCCCGAAGTCGTCATGGGCGGGAGACGTCTCCGGCTGGCCAAAGAGCGACTGGTACCATTTGAAGCTGCGAGCCACATCGCCCACCCCAATAATCGTCCACGTGCGCTTCAATTTGGTGGCCCTCCAGCAGGCCGAACGATTAGGCGCAGCCGCGGCCACCGCCGCTTTGGGCAGTATCCGCTGCGGCCGTTGGTTGGGCACCCTTTTGTAAGTCGGACCCCGGCTCCTTTGCCGACAACACGTGGATGCACTGCCGGCGGAACCCGAGGTACCCGACCGCGATCGTCGAGACGCAGTACACCCCGACCGTAACGGGGTGGGCGCCGTGCTCCAACAACTTCGGCGTGTCGAGATACCGCTCCCCCGAAACCCACGCGGTCGCAAGGTAGGAGCCGTTCGCCAGCACACAGAAGTACGCGATGAAGGACATCCAGCCGCGCCGGATGAGGGCGGCGGCCGCGACCGGCACGAGAGCCCCGAGGACCGGCCCGCCCCAGACCGTCGCCAGTGGGTAGGGGTCCGGGTCGAAGCTGCTGTGGGGGAGGTGCCAGGGAGCGAGATCGGCGTCCCGAAGCATCCCCCCGCCGGCCCAGCCGCATACGATGTGCCCGGCCTCGTGGACGACCGTCATGACGCACCAGGACGCCGCGAGCAGGAACACGAAATAGGAGACACGCTTGAGCCACTGGGACGATCGCATTGTCCACCTTCGGCTCGGGCTTCCCACACCTAACGACCCAGCTCAGCAGCGGCAGGGGCCACGGCAAGCTACACCTCACAAATAGCTTACCGGCCCCCGTTGTCTGCGGCGGCGCCGGGTTTGGCGTCCGTGGCATCCCTACTCGGTGCCCCCTCCGATTGCCCCAGCGGATGCTCGCGGTCGGCCGGGCCGGGGGGCGGGGGGGCGGCGCTTTTGCGGCCCGACAGGAGCAGTACCCCGGCGTTGCCGAGTAGGATCAGGGTGCATATCGAGCCCCCTGTGATCTCCCCGAGCCGGCCGGCGTCCGTCAGGTCGCTGAACCGCAACCGTAAGGCCACGTATGTGGCGGCGTACAACCCCCAGAGAAGGAGCAAGACGCCCCCGATCAGCCTCATAATTGTCATCGGTTGCCCTCTCCCGCCGAACTAGAAGTCGACAGAAAAAATCTGCTTATTCCAACCCGCTGTTCTGTCTAATCAAAGTAAACTTGTGCAAGGCTGATCTACCTGCCTACCGATCTAACTTAAACCCTTTCGGGGCTCCATCGCCGGGCCTCAGTGCTCGCGGTCTACGCTTCGTGGTGTGGGTTGCCCCACCGCGACACGCAAGACTCGCTTCCGGCTGCGGGCCACGCTCTGCCGGATGGGATTGGATACCCATGGGGTCGCCATGACAGGTTTCCGTGATGATCAAGCCATCGCCTCACCCTCTCTCAAGTTTCCTGGCGCAAATTGGGTTCGTTTGGTAAAAATCGGTGTCGGCGTCGATCCTACGAGTACATTCGCTTCGCAACATACGCATCCATATAACTGCATTCGAAACGGCTCAGATCTGATTACCGCCCGATTGGTTCCTTCGACAGGTACACCCCTAACAGTACAGCGCAGTAATTTAATAGGATGGGAGGGAAGGATTTAGGAGGAATCACATGACCGAGCAGGAAATCGTGGGCGTCGGCCCGGCGTTCGCCCGGTATCTGGGCCGGTATCGGGACGTGTTCCGGCAGGACCGCACGGCCGCCCACTTCGACACGTATTGTCGGGGCCTGTTATCCGACCTGCCGCGGAAATCGATCGAACCGATCGCGTTGGCGAGCGGGACGACGGTCCGTACCCTCCAGTTGTTCGTGACGACCTCGGTGTGGTCGTACGACGAGTCCCGGACGCGGTTGCACCGATTCGTGGCCGATACGCTGGCCGATCTCCCGACCGATCCCGTCGGAACGGTCGGGGTGATCGACGAGACGAGCAGCCGGAAGTGGGGGGATCACACTCCGGGCGTCCAACGGCAGTACCTGGGGTGTGTGGGCAAGGTCGACAATGGGATCGTGACCGTCCACGTGGGGGTCACCAAGGGCACCTTTCGTACCCTGTTGGACGCCGACCTGTTCCTACCCGAGTCGTGGGACGTGGACCGCGCGCGGTGTCAGGCGGCCGGCATCCCGGACACCGTCCGGCACCACCCGAAGTGGCGGCTGGCCCTCGACCAACTCCTCCGGGCGAACACGAACGGGATCACGTTCGACTGGCTGACGTTCGACGAAGGGTACGGGGCAGCCGTCCCGCTCCTGACCGTGTTGGGCGTGATGGGACAGCGGTTCGTGGTGAAATCCCGACGAATTTCGCCGTCCGGGACGCGGCCGGGGGCCCCTCCCGGCGGGCCGACGAGCGGTTGACCGGGGGTCACGCCGAGCGGGGGCGAGTGTACCGGTTGACCCGCCAGACGACCCGCCCGTCGGTCTGGCGGGTGGCCACCGCCATCGTCTGGGTGGCCGACCGCAAGCACACCCTGATGGTCGCCCGCAACGACGCGACCGGGGAGATCAAGTACTTCCTGACGAACGCCACGGCCGAGCCGGTGGCTCGGATTCTCGCCGTCGCCTTCCGCCGGTGGACGGTCGAGCATCTATTCCGGGTCGCCAAACAGGAAGTCGGACTGATGCACTACGAGGGGCGGGATTACACGGGGCTGATGCGGCACCGGACCCTGGCCGTGGTCGTCCTCGGATTCGTCGCCGCCCACACGGAGCGGCTCCGGGGGAAAAACCCAGACGTGACGATGGAGCAGGTGTGCCGGGCGCTCAACGTCCGGTGCGCGATCCTGTTCCGGCGGCGACGGGGAACCGGGGCCACCCAACATACCAGCGACGTAATTCAATACCACCAGCGGCGAAACAAGCAAGCCACCCGATCTCATAAGAAGCAGCGGCACAAACGTGTTACGTAAAATACGCGCTGTACTGCTAACCTGGGCGCAACCAACCCGCGCCCGCGTCCCCGAGAAAATCTCAAGACACCTCACCCCGGTCCGAACGTCAGCAAAGGAGCAGCAGATGTTGAAAGTGATGGCTGTGTTCGCGAAAGATCGATCCCGGTGCCTCAGCTTGGCGTCCATCCTCGGACTGGCACTTTTCGGCACCCCGACCGATACCCAAGCGGCCGAACCGCCCGCGCCATTCACCGGCGAGAAAACATCGTGGCACGGGTTCGACCGCTACGACTTCCTGATGGACGAGACGAACCAGACCATCAAGCCGTTCAAGGCCCCGGCGGACGAGAAGAACGGCATCAAAGCCCAGATCAAAGGGCAGCTCCGGTGCGTCGTGGTCGTCCCCAAGGAGGCGGCGCCGGGGAATCCCTGGTCCTGGCAAGGCTACTATTTCGACCACGAGCCGCAGGCCGAGGTCGAACTGCTCAAGCGGGGCTTCCACATCGGGTACGTCTTTTCCGACGCCGGCAAGCCGTGGGACGCCTGGTACACGTTCCTCACGGAAAAGCACGGGCTCTCCAAGAAGCCGGCCTTCGTCGGCATGAGCCGGGGCGGCCGCAACGCCTTCACCTGGGCCACCTCCAACCCCGACAAGGTTTCCTGCCTTTACGTCGACAACCCCGCGGTGAGCCGGGAAGCGATCGCGAAACTCGGCGACCTGGCCAAAAACGACATCCCACTGCTCCACATCTGCGGCAGCCTCGACCCGATCCTGGGCAACCACACATTGGTCGTTGAAAGTGTCTATCAACAGCTCGGCGGCCGGATCTCGGTCATGATTAAGGACGGGGCCGCCCACCACCCGCACAGCCTGCGCGACCCCAAGCCGATCGCCGATTTTATCGTGCGGAGCCTTCAGCCGGCCGGCGGCAAAGCCCCGGCGTTCGTCGGCGCGAATTACACGAAGTCGGCGTTCTACGCCACCGACGACTCGTACCGCGATTTCCCGTCCGAAGGGACGTTCGTCGCCTGCCGCGGCCCCTGGTTCACGGAATGCTACGACCGCTACTCGTTCCGCGTGGATGGCATCCGCGGCGGGGTCTCGGTCATCGCGCCGGTCAAGGCGGCCCCGGGTCAGCCGTGGGTGTTCCGGGCGGACTTCGTGACCCCGGCCGCGGCCGTCGATCTGGCCCTGTTAAACAAGGGGTTTCATATCGTCACCGGCCCCGTCCCCACCGACACCGACGGCCCGGTCCTTCAGCAGTGGAACACCGTTTACAAGTACCTGACCGGCCACGGTTTTTCCCCGAAACCCGTTCTGGAAGGGCCGGGCGGAGCGGCCGGGGAAGCTTACGCCTGGGCCATCGAAAACCCGGACAAAGTCTCGTGCGTCTACGCCGAGAACCCGCGGCTGCGCAGCCACATGTCGAAAGTTCAACCGCTCGACAATCTGACCCCGCTGGCCAAGGCCGGCGTGCCATTGCTCCACGTTTGCGGCAGCCTCGATCCGTGGCTCAACGGCCACACGCGAGTGCTGGAGAAGCGTTACCGAGAACTCGGCGGTTCGGTCACGGTCATCATCAAGGAAGGCGCGGGGCATTACCCGACAGCGCCCACGGACACGAAGCCGGTCGTGGACTTCATCGTGAGCCGACAAACGGCCAAGGAACCGGAACCCAAGCCGGCACCGACGGCAAAGCCAGTCAGCGACACGAACGCGAAGCCCGAACCGGCCGCGGAGCCGCGGAAAGAATCTTCCTCCCGGGCACCGGCCGCCCACCCTCGCAACTATCGTTTCGACGGCCCCATGTCGCGGCCCGTCCTGGAAAACTACCTGTCGCGATCGATATCGATGGAAGGTCTGCTCAACGGCCGGGGCGACCTCGACGACAACATTCGGATGTTGAAAAGTACCGGCGCCAAATTCATCGGCCGCAGCCTCTGTCTGTGGGCCGGCGAAGCCAACCTGATCCGCAACCTCGAACGGGCGAAACAGCAAATACCCAAGGTCCACGCGGCCGATCCCGACATGATCC is a window of Fimbriiglobus ruber DNA encoding:
- a CDS encoding glycoside hydrolase family 5 protein, which codes for MAALGLAAFLSAAMSAVVCPGEVMAGPGQKAGSQMPLPLKVDKTHVVNSRGERVRLRGVNAPDLAWSSDGEGHRVIKAMEVALNDWHANIIRLPLSLDRWFGKAPHQKDGGKSYRVVVHQAVELCASHRSYIILDLHETHVGEWGKNLGYHCMPDRTSLDFWKEVAETYKNHPAVIFDLFNEPNHVSWEVWQHGGKVNETLKDKSEHEYETAGMQAMLDTVRATGAKNVVIVGGLNFASDLSWFKKGNRLDDRGGNGMLYAFHWYGVKGESMAQRVVGIEKVVKSLPVIVSEFGSGLRESDKRFTPEAHEQAEQWLRQVLQVLEDGQCNWVAWSMHSGAFPCLITDSKFTPSPWFGSWVQKALLGKLPRYEKPR
- a CDS encoding VOC family protein; the protein is MKRTWTIIGVGDVARSFKWYQSLFGQPETSPAHDDFGQIRDADGTVLLCLHQWGAHGHPSLTSPDHGKPGNGLLLFFRVDDFDMALSRARDLVTRLEEGPHVNPRTGTMEFALRDPDGYYVMVSALSAA
- a CDS encoding alpha/beta fold hydrolase, which encodes MLKVMAVFAKDRSRCLSLASILGLALFGTPTDTQAAEPPAPFTGEKTSWHGFDRYDFLMDETNQTIKPFKAPADEKNGIKAQIKGQLRCVVVVPKEAAPGNPWSWQGYYFDHEPQAEVELLKRGFHIGYVFSDAGKPWDAWYTFLTEKHGLSKKPAFVGMSRGGRNAFTWATSNPDKVSCLYVDNPAVSREAIAKLGDLAKNDIPLLHICGSLDPILGNHTLVVESVYQQLGGRISVMIKDGAAHHPHSLRDPKPIADFIVRSLQPAGGKAPAFVGANYTKSAFYATDDSYRDFPSEGTFVACRGPWFTECYDRYSFRVDGIRGGVSVIAPVKAAPGQPWVFRADFVTPAAAVDLALLNKGFHIVTGPVPTDTDGPVLQQWNTVYKYLTGHGFSPKPVLEGPGGAAGEAYAWAIENPDKVSCVYAENPRLRSHMSKVQPLDNLTPLAKAGVPLLHVCGSLDPWLNGHTRVLEKRYRELGGSVTVIIKEGAGHYPTAPTDTKPVVDFIVSRQTAKEPEPKPAPTAKPVSDTNAKPEPAAEPRKESSSRAPAAHPRNYRFDGPMSRPVLENYLSRSISMEGLLNGRGDLDDNIRMLKSTGAKFIGRSLCLWAGEANLIRNLERAKQQIPKVHAADPDMILQACVFEIVTAQVEQVPVPEWAFTALGKPVEKRNFRYADMLYPDGRRQNQWGRNSSVPDVSRPETKLWFYFLAASYIDLGIEAIHFGQAEIMNGNDRDLTHWSQLLELVRAHAAKHARRHAVVCDAHVPSGGLVREGRLLLDFHSFPLRVMEVPDKPQEAVLKVGFSDGIYGRSKGGTAPGGWKCDHLPYLVELDNWGASRQPGQAKAGGIWIWGYDEITWFARQSKQYRGTWLRYARDWVRQTDANGYLQMPGSRTMRSPLDGKRWYYANTSSTAVPDGLGDEEAIRAIWAEDGGKTP